Proteins encoded together in one Porites lutea chromosome 2, jaPorLute2.1, whole genome shotgun sequence window:
- the LOC140927918 gene encoding uncharacterized protein, translating into MMYSCQQAVQAIHTWKAHQLRVLQQDKCRIDVLQELNFNEVLITQDWAMKFLPLKYRETQTDWFGKRGISWHISVVVRRETGGNLQHQAFVHIAKNCSQDSNVVAAIMEHILRNLSNEHPEITTAYFRQDNAGCYKSAAMLAACPLMQKTTGINVRRVDFSDPQGGKGSCDRKAATIKAHVRRFVNEGHDVLTADDFRDAILSNNGVRGVRVAVVNCEFLAPAQPVKWEGVSSINNLSYQVTGVTVWKAYDVGKGKTILRTQLQAPSTLQNQFNGSFSDGDFVDICASTRSAPELKTSTIPLHHQVNDTSTEEQTPKLFTCPVDGCVKCFQQYGSLEIHLQYGSCKLVPERENLFDKAKICYRDKLLHDRGIHPVLTSSTLPLPVGDIKPKGWALKVTKKATRFNEKQKKYLEEKFFLGQETGHKVEAVTVAQEMRYAKDEAGSRRFTLDEFLTPQQVQSFFSRMAAKIRNRQEEVLEEDTTAAEDQAAFSSTRADILENCQLTHPIVYDSFNLCALYACNGFKKLSVNMLRLICEYFDLDVCNIPRSRKAPYIELISSLVLTCTCAPSQN; encoded by the exons ATGATGTATTCTTGCCAGCAGGCTGTACAAGCCATTCACACTTGGAAAGCTCACCAGCTTCGCGTCCTTCAACAGGATAAATGTCGCATCGATGTGCTGCAAGAATTAAATTTCAATGAAGTTCTGATAACCCAGGACTGGGCTATGAAATTCTTACCGCTAAAGTACCGAGAAACCCAAACAGATTGGTTTGGGAAAAGAGGCATATCTTGGCACATAAGTGTCGTAGTCAGAAGAGAGACGGGCGGGAACCTACAACATCAAGCTTTTGTTCACATTGCCAAGAACTGCTCACAGGATAGCAACGTCGTTGCAGCTATCATGGAGCATATTCTTCGCAATCTTAGCAATGAACACCCTGAAATAACAACAGCATATTTTCGTCAAGATAACGCAGGTTGTTATAAGAGCGCAGCAATGCTAGCAGCTTGCCCGTTAATGCAGAAGACCACCGGTATAAATGTAAGAAGAGTTGATTTTAGCGACCCACAGGGTGGTAAAGGTTCATGTGACCGCAAAGCTGCCACTATTAAAGCCCACGTTCGTCGTTTCGTTAACGAAGGACACGATGTTCTTACGGCTGATGACTTTAGAGATGCCATCTTATCTAACAATGGAGTGCGTGGTGTGCGAGTTGCGGTGGTGAATTGTGAATTCCTTGCGCCAGCACAGCCTGTGAAGTGGGAGGGCGTTAGCAGTATCAACAACCTGTCATACCAGGTTACCGGTGTCACTGTCTGGAAAGCATATGACGTTGGCAAAGGGAAGACCATCCTCCGGACACAGCTCCAAG CTCCAAGTACTCTACAAAATCAATTCAATGGCAGCTTCTCTGATGGAGACTTCGTAGACATCTGTGCTAGTACCAGGTCAGCTCCAGAGCTCAAGACTAGCACGATACCTTTACATCACCAAGTAAACGACACCAGTACTGAAGAGCAGACACCAAAACTATTCACTTGCCCAGTTGATGGATGTGTGAAGTGCTTTCAACAGTACGGTTCTCTCGAGATCCATTTACAATATGGTTCGTGTAAACTTGTTCCTGAAAGAGAAAATCTATTTGACAAGGCCAAAATATGCTACAGAGACAAACTTCTTCATGATCGTGGTATTCACCCAGTCCTAACAAGTTCAACGCTTCCCCTTCCTGTTGGAGACATTAAACCTAAAGGCTGGGCCCTGAAAGTGACGAAGAAGGCTACCCgtttcaatgaaaaacaaaaaaagtaccTCGAAGAAAAGTTTTTCTTAGGTCAGGAAACAGGTCATAAAGTAGAAGCAGTCACTGTAGCACAAGAGATGCGGTACGCAAAAGATGAGGCCGGAAGTAGGCGGTTCACCTTGGATGAGTTCCTGACTCCTCAGCAAGTTCAATCCTTCTTCTCCAGAATGGCTGCAAAGATCAGAAACAGACAGGAGGAGGTTCTCGAAGAAGACACAACAGCCGCTGAGGATCAAGCTGCGTTTTCGTCAACCCGAGCGGATATTCTTGAAAATTGTCAGTTAACTCATCCAATTGTCTATGACTCATTTAACTTGTGTGCCTTATACGCATGTAATGGCTTTAAAAAGCTAAGCGTTAACATGCTTCGCTTGATATGCGAGTATTTTGATCTAGATGTTTGCAACATCCCCAGATCGCGCAAAGCGCCCTACATAGAGTTGATAAGTAGTCTTGTGCTGACATGCACTTGTGCTCCATCACAGAACTGA